One window of the Epinephelus moara isolate mb chromosome 24, YSFRI_EMoa_1.0, whole genome shotgun sequence genome contains the following:
- the LOC126386069 gene encoding filamin-C-like isoform X3, which yields MMSNSSYLEPQLPPQLYQSTADIGEEEEEMPATEKDLAEDAPWKKIQQNTFTRWCNEHLKVINKRINDLQKDLSDGLKLIGLLEVLSQKKMYRKYHSRPNFRQMKLENVSVALEFLEREHIRLVSIDSKAIVDGNLKLILGLIWTLILHYSISMPMWEDEDDEDAKKLTPKQRLLGWIQNKVPQLPITNFHRDWRDGKALGALVDNCAPGLCPDWETWDPSQPVENAREAMQQADDWLGVPQVIAPEEIVDPNVDEHSVMTYLSQFPKSKLKPGAPLRAKTLHPKRAKAYGPGLEPRGNVVLKPAEFLVETVEAGLGEVLVYVEDPEGHTEEARVIPNNDKNRSYSVVYLPKVEGLHKVKVLFAGQDIDRSPFMVNVSKAMGDPTRVQARGPGLQPTGNVANKPTYFDIYTAGAGAGDVGVIIVDSNGRRDTVEIVLENKGDSIFRCTYVPVLEGPHTVYVTFAGQQIPRSPFTVSISEACNPNACRASGRGLQPKGLRVKEVADFKVYTKGAGSGELKVTVKGPKGLEEPVKVLEMENGIFECNYYPIMMGKYIVTITWGGHSIPRSPFEVQVSEEAGPQKVRAWGPGLETGMVGKSADFVVEAIGTEVGTLGFSIEGPSQAKIECDDKGDGSCDVRYWPTEPGDYAVHVICDDEDIKDSPFMAHILPAANDVFPENVKCYGPGLEPLGCIVNKPAEFTIDTHGAGRGELKLYAQDAEGFPIDIQITDNGDSTFFCVYIPTKPIKHTIIVTWGEVNVPNSPFRVTIGEGSHPENVKVYGPGVEKTGLKANEPTYFTVDCSEAGQGDVSIGIKCAPGVVGPAEADIDFDIIKNDNDTFTVKYMPPGAGQYTIMVLFADQEIPISPFRIKVDPSHDAAKVRAEGPGLHKTGVEVGKPTHFTIYTKGAGKAQPEVHFTAAAKGEAVRDFEIIDNHDYSYTVRYTAVQQGSMTITVCHGGDPIPKSPFNIGVAPPLDLNKVKVQGLNNKVDVGKDEEFTVSTRDAGGQGKLDVKITSPSRRPIPCKLETGTANEVHTVKYIPPEEGQYRVDINYDGNPVPGSPFTVEGVMPPDPSKVRAYGPGLQGGVVGKPAPFAIDTKGAGTGGLGLTVEGPCEAKIECQDNGDGSCSVSYLPTEPGEYAINILFADQHIPGSPFKAVVQSVFDPSKVTASGPGLERGKVNEDGSFTVDCSKAGEAELTIEIISDSGAKAEVHIQNNSDGTYSITYIPKFHGMYTITIKYGGHTVPKFPTRLQVDPAVDTSGVKVHGPGVEPRGVLREVTTHFIVDARAHYKSGGSRIKACISNPSGANTDAYITDKGDGTYRVEYTPYEDGLHLIEVLFDDVSVPKSPFRVSVTEGCDPSRVRAYGPGLEEGLVNKPNRFTVETRGAGTGGLGLAIEGPSEAKMSCKDNKDGSCSVEYIPFTPGEYDVNITFGGLPIPGSPFRVPVRELVDPSKVKCSGPGLGSGVRAHVPQTFTVDSSKAGVAPLEVQLYGPTGVAEPISITDNGDGTHTVNYTPANDGPYTVCVKYADQEVPRSPFKIKTLPAHDASKVRASGPGLNASGVPASLPVEFTIDARDAGEGLLTVQILDPEGKPKKANIRDNRDGTYTVSYVPDMTGRYTITIKYGGDEIPYSPYRIHALPTGDASKCLVTVSIGGHGLGSGIGPTIQIGEETVITVDAKAAGKGKVTCKVSTPDGAELDVDVVENADGTFDIYYTAPEPGKYVITIRFGGENIPNSPFHVVASDTVPIIEEPCDKLQLQQSYSPYVGFSPPWATDDPISPVDGMEPVLRPFSLVIPFTVQKGEITGEVRMPSGRTAAPHITDNKDGTVTVKYSPTERGLHEMDIKYDGSHIPGSPLQFYVDAINSGHVTAYGPGLSHGTVNRPATFTIVTKDAGEGGLSLAVEGPSKAEISCKDNKDGTCTVSYLPTAPGDYNIIVKFDDKHISGSPFTAKITGDDSMRMSQLNVGTSTDVSLKIMETDLSSLMASIRAPSGNEEPCLLKRLPNRHIGISFTPKEVGEHVVSVKKNGKHVTNSPFKIMVGQSEIGDASKVKVYGQGLVEGHTFEVAEFIVDTRNAGYGGLGLSIEGPSKVDINCEDVDDGTCKVTYCPTEPGNYIINIKFADQHVPGSPFTVKVFGEGRMKESITRKRQAPSIATVGSTCDLNLKIPGNWFHMVSAQERLTRTFTRSSHTYTRTERTEISKTRAGETKREVRVEESTQVGDPFRDVFGDFLGRESLSGFSGTRPPPLQDGEAGNQEMTAQVTSPGGKTEDAEIIKGEDSTYSVRFIPQEMGAHTVNVKYRGQHVPGSPFQFTVGPLGEGGAHKVRAGGTGLDRGVAGIPAEFSIWTREAGAGGLSIAVEGPSKAEITFEDRKDGSCGVAYVVQEPGDYEVSIKFNDEHIPDSPFIVPIATLSDDARRLTITSLQEMGLKVGQEASFAVQLNGARGLIDAKIHTPSGAIEECYITELDSDQHAIRFIPRENGVHSIDVRFNGSHVPGSPFKIRVGEPGQVGDPGMVSAFGPGLEGGTTGVASEFIVNTCNAGSGALSVTIDGPSKVKMDCQECPEGYKVSYTPMAPGNYLISIKYGGPQHIVGSPFKAKVSGPRLSGGTSLHETSSVLVETVSKSSSSMGGAFASLPKFSSDASKVISRGAGLSKAFIGQKNTFTVDCSKAGTNMLMVGVHGPKTPCEEVYVKHMGNRMYNVTYTVKEQGSYILIVKWGDENVPGSPFHVTVP from the exons ACTCGAAAGCCATCGTGGACGGGAACCTGAAACTGATCCTGGGTCTGATCTGGACCCTGATCCTGCACTACTCCATCTCCATGCCCATGTGGGAGGACGAGGACGACGAAGACGCCAAGAAACTGACCCCCAAACAGCGTCTGCTGGGCTGGATCCAGAACAAGGTGCCCCAGCTCCCCATCACCAACTTCCACCGAGACTGGAGGGACGGGAAGGCACTGGGAGCACTGGTGGACAACTGTGCACCTG GTCTGTGTCCAGACTGGGAAACATGGGATCCCAGTCAGCCGGTGGAGAACGCCAGAGAGGCCATGCAGCAGGCTGACGACTGGCTCGGAGTGCCGCAG GTGATCGCTCCAGAGGAGATCGTGGATCCCAACGTGGACGAGCACTCTGTGATGACCTACCTGTCTCAGTTCCCCAAATCTAAACTGAAGCCCGGCGCCCCCCTGAGGGCGAAGACGCTGCACCCCAAGAGGGCCAAGGCCTATGGGCCAG GTCTGGAGCCTCGAGGGAACGTGGTCCTGAAACCAGCAGAGTTCCTGGTGGAGACGGTGGAGGCCGGACTGGGTGAAGTCCTGGTTTATGTGGAGGATCCAGAGGGACACACAGAGGag GCCCGAGTCATCCCAAACAACGACAAGAACAGAAGCTACTCGGTGGTCTACCTGCCCAAAGTGGAGGGGCTTCATAAA GTGAAGGTGCTGTTCGCTGGGCAGGACATCGACAGAAGTCCCTTCATGGTGAACGTCTCCAAGGCGATGGGCGACCCAACCAGAGTTCAGGCCCGCGGGCCGGGGCTGCAGCCGACAGGAAACGTGGCCAACAAACCGACGTACTTTGACATTTACACTGCAG GGGCGGGTGCTGGAGATGTGGGCGTCATCATTGTGGATTCAAACGGTCGAAGGGATACAGTAGAGATTGTGTTGGAGAACAAAGGCGACAGTATTTTCCGCTGCACCTATGTTCCCGTCCTGGAGGGACCTCACACCGTCTACGTGACCTTTGCAGGGCAGCAGATTCCCAGAAGTCCTTTCACTGTCAGCATCTCAGAGG CCTGTAACCCGAACGCCTGCAGAGCGTCGGGCCGAGGTCTGCAGCCGAAGGGTCTGAGGGTGAAGGAAGTGGCTGATTTCAAAGTTTACACTAAAGGAGCCGGCAGCGGAGAGCTCAAAGTCACTGTGAAGGGACCAA AGGGCTTGGAGGAGCCGGTGAAGGTTCTGGAGATGGAAAACGGGATATTCGAGTGTAATTATTACCCCATCATGATGGGAAAATACATCGTTACCATTACCTGGGGAGGACACAGCATCCCACGCAG TCCGTTCGAGGTCCAGGTGAGTGAGGAGGCGGGGCCTCAGAAGGTGAGGGCCTGGGGTCCTGGTCTGGAGACGGGTATGGTGGGGAAGAGCGCTGACTTTGTGGTGGAGGCCATCGGCACGGAGGTGGGAACACTCG GTTTCTCCATCGAGGGTCCGTCTCAGGCGAAGATCGAGTGCGATGATAAAGGTGACGGGTCATGTGACGTTCGATATTGGCCGACTGAACCCGGCGACTACGCTGTGCACGTGATCTGTGACGACGAGGACATTAAGGACAGCCCCTTCATGGCTCACATCCTTCCTGCTGCCAACGACGTCTTCCCAGAAAAC GTGAAATGTTACGGTCCGGGTCTGGAGCCGCTCGGCTGCATCGTCAACAAACCTGCTGAGTTCACCATCGATACCCACGGAGCCGGCAGAGGAGAGCTGAAGCTCTACGCTCAG GACGCGGAGGGTTTCCCCATCGACATCCAGATCACAGATAACGGAGACAGCACCTTCTTCTGTGTTTACATTCCCACAAAACCTATCAAACACACCATCATCGTCACCTGGGGCGAAGTCAACGTTCCCAACAGCCCCTTCAGG GTGACGATAGGAGAAGGCAGCCATCCAGAGAACGTGAAGGTTTACGGTCCAGGTGTGGAGAAGACGGGACTGAAGGCCAACGAGCCAACGTACTTCACTGTGGACTGCAGCGAGGCTGGACAGG GTGACGTCAGCATTGGGATCAAGTGTGCCCCAGGTGTGGTCGGTCCTGCAGAGGCTGACATCGACTTTGACATCATCAAGAACGACAACGACACGTTCACAGTGAAGTACATGCCTCCAGGCGCCGGTCAGTACACCATCATGGTGCTGTTTGCCGATCAG GAAATACCCATCAGCCCCTTCAGAATAAAGGTGGATCCTTCCCATGATGCAGCTAAAGTCCGAGCAGAAGGACCTGGACTCCACAAGACAG GAGTCGAGGTGGGGAAACCGACTCACTTCACCATTTACACAAAGGGAGCCGGTAAAGCCCAGCCTGAGGTTCATTTCACCGCAGCAGCTAAAGGCGAAGCCGTCAGAGACTTCGAGATCATCGACAACCACGACTACTCCTACACCGTCCGCTACACCGCCGTCCAGCAG ggGAGCATGACCATCACCGTGTGTCACGGAGGAGACCCCATCCCTAAAAGTCCCTTCAACATCGGCGTGGCCCCCCCGCTGGACCTCAacaaggtcaaagttcagggtttGAACAACA AGGTGGATGTTGGGAAGGACGAGGAGTTCACCGTCTCTACTCGAGATGCAGGAGGTCAGGGCAAACTTGATGTCAAGATCACCTCCCCGTCCCGTCGACCAATCCCCTGCAAGCTGGAGACAGGCACAGCCAATGAGGTGCACACAGTGAAGTACATTCCCCCCGAGGAGGGACAGTACAGAGTGGACATCAACTACGACGGAAACCCTGTACCAGGAAgtccgttcactgtggagggCGTCATGCCACCCGACCCTTCAAAG GTCCGAGCCTATGGTCCAGGTCTTCAGGGTGGTGTTGTGGGTAAACCAGCCCCCTTTGCCATTGACACAAAGGGAGCCGGTACTGGTGGTCTGGGCCTGACGGTGGAGGGACCCTGTGAGGCCAAGATCGAATGCCAGGACAATGGTGACGGATCCTGCTCCGTGTCCTACCTGCCCACCGAGCCCGGCGAGTACGCCATCAACATCCTGTTTGCAGACCAGCACATCCCTGGGTCCCCCTTCAAGGCTGTGGTCCAGTCGGTGTTTGACCCCAGCAAGGTGACGGCCAGTGGGCCCGGCCTGGAGCGAGGGAAAGTCAACGAGGATGGATCCTTCACGGTGGACTGCTCTAAAGCCGGAGAGGCCGAACTCACCATCGAGATCATCTCAGACTCTGGAGCCAAAGCTGAAGTTCACATCCAAAACAACAGTGACGGAACCTACTCCATCACCTACATCCCAAAGTTCCACGGCATGTACACCATCACCATCAAGTACGGAGGACACACAGTGCCCAAGTTCCCCACCCGACTACAGGTGGACCCAGCTGTCGACACCAGCGGGGTGAAGGTGCACGGACCAGGAGTGGAACCCAGAG GCGTCCTGAGAGAAGTGACCACACATTTCATCGTGGACGCCCGGGCACACTACAAGAGCGGCGGCAGCCGAATCAAAGCCTGCATCTCCAACCCATCAGGCGCCAACACAGACGCCTACATCACCGACAAGGGAGACGGGACCTACAGAGTGGAGTACACGCCGTACGAGGACG GTTTGCATCTGATTGAGGTCTTGTTTGATGACGTCTCGGTACCTAAGAGTCCCTTCAGGGTGTCGGTGACGGAGGGCTGTGATCCCAGTCGAGTCCGAGCCTACGGTCCAGGTCTGGAGGAGGGACTGGTGAACAAACCGAACCGCTTCACCGTCGAGACCAG AGGTGCTGGCACCGGAGGTCTCGGCCTGGCCATCGAGGGTCCATCTGAGGCCAAGATGTCGTGTAAGGACAACAAAGATGGCAGCTGCAGTGTGGAGTACATCCCCTTCACTCCTGGAGAGTATGATGTCAACATCACCTTTGGAGGCCTTCCTATCCCAG GGAGTCCATTTCGGGTCCCAGTGCGAGAGCTGGTGGATCCCAGTAAGGTGAAGTGCTCAGGTCCCGGACTGGGAAGTGGAGTGCGAGCACACGTCCCTCAGACGTTCACTGTGGACAGCAGTAAGGCTGGTGTGGCCCCACTGGAGGTCCAGCTGTATGGACCCACAG GCGTGGCCGAGCCGATCAGCATTACCGACAACGGCGACGGTACTCACACAGTCAACTACACTCCTGCCAATGACGGCCCGTACACGGTGTGTGTGAAGTACGCCGACCAGGAGGTCCCTCGCAG TCCGTTTAAGATCAAGACGTTACCAGCTCACGACGCCAGTAAGGTCCGAGCCAGTGGTCCAGGTCTGAACGCATCCGGAGTTCCGGCCAGTCTGCCGGTGGAGTTCACCATCGATGCCAGAGACGCCGGCGAGGGACTGCTCACTGTTCAGATCCTG GATCCGGAGGGAAAACCCAAGAAGGCGAACATCCGGGACAACAGAGACGGGACGTACACGGTGTCCTACGTACCGGACATGACGGGACGTTACACCATCACCATCAAATACGGAGGAGACGAGATCCCGTACTCACCCTACCGCATCCACGCCCTGCCCACCGGAGACGCCAGCAAGTGTCTGGTCACAG TATCGATCGGAGGACACGGACTGG GATCAGGTATCGGCCCGACCATCCAGATCGGAGAGGAGACGGTCATCACCGTGGACGCAAAGGCTGCTGGGAAAGGTAAAGTGACCTGTAAGGTGTCGACCCCTGACGGAGCGGAGCTGGACGTGGACGTGGTGGAGAACGCCGACGGGACGTTTGATATTTATTACACGGCTCCGGAGCCCGGGAAGTACGTCATCACCATCCGCTTTGGAGGGGAAAACATTCCCAACAGCCCCTTCCACGTGGTG GCGAGTGATACCGTCCCAATAATAGAGGAGCCATGTGACAAGCTTCAGTTACAGCAGTCCTACTCGCCCTACGTGGGCTTCTCCCCTCCATGG GCCACCGATGATCCCATCAGCCCCGTGGACGGCATGGAGCCGGTGCTCCGCCCCTTCAGTCTGGTCATTCCCTTCACTGTGCAGAAAGGAGAGATCACAG GTGAAGTACGAATGCCGTCTGGTCGAACCGCCGCTCCTCACATCACCGACAACAAGGACGGCACCGTCACTGTGAAATACTCCCCGACTGAACGAGGCCTGCACGAGATGGACATCAAATATGATGGAAGCCACATCCCAG GAAGTCCACTCCAGTTCTACGTTGATGCCATCAACAGTGGTCATGTGACAGCATACGGCCCCGGGCTGAGTCACGGCACGGTGAACAGACCGGCCACCTTCACTATCGTCACTAAAGACGCCGGAGAAG GCGGTCTGTCTCTGGCTGTGGAGGGTCCGTCTAAAGCAGAGATCAGCTGTAAAGACAACAAAGACGGGACCTGTACCGTGTCCTACCTGCCCACCGCACCTGGAGACTACAACATCATCGTCAAGTTTGACGACAAACACATCTCCGGCAGCCCCTTCACTGCCAAGATCACCG GTGACGACTCCATGAGAATGTCTCAGCTTAACGTCGGCACGTCAACAGATGTGTCCTTAAAGATCATGGAGACAGACCTGAGCAGTCTGATGGCGAGCATCAGAGCGCCGTCTGGAAACGAGGAGCCGTGTCTGCTGAAGAGGCTGCCCAACAGACACATTG GGATCTCCTTCACTCCGAAGGAAGTAGGCGAACACGTGGTGAGCGTGAAGAAGAACGGGAAACATGTGACCAACAGCCCCTTTAAAATCATGGTGGGTCAGTCGGAGATCGGAGATGCCAGTAAGGTGAAGGTGTACGGTCAGGGGCTGGTGGAGGGACACACCTTCGAGGTGGCCGAGTTCATCGTCGACACCAGGAACGCAG GTTATGGCGGTCTGGGCCTGTCCATCGAGGGTCCCAGTAAGGTGGACATTAACTGTGAGGACGTGGACGACGGGACGTGTAAAGTCACCTACTGTCCAACTGAGCCTGGAAACTACATAATCAACATCAAGTTTGCCGATCAACACGTTCCAG gaagtccgtTCACAGTGAAGGTGTTTGGTGAAGGCCGGATGAAGGAGAGCATCACCAGGAAGCGTCAAGCTCCCTCCATCGCCACCGTGGGCAGCACCTGTGATCTCAACCTCAAGATACCAG GGAACTGGTTCCACATGGTGTCGGCTCAGGAGCGTCTGACACGGACGTTCACCCGCAGCAGTCACACCTACACTCGCACCGAGCGGACGGAGATCAGTAAGACCAGGGCAGGAGAGACCAAGAGGGAGGTGAGGGTGGAGGAGAGCACTCAGGTGGGAGACCCCTTCAGAGACGTGTTCGGAGACTTCCTGGGACGTGAGAGTCTTAGCGGATTCAGTGGCACCCGACCGCCGCCACTgcaggacg GTGAGGCAGGTAACCAGGAGATGACGGCTCAGGTGACGAGTCCTGGAGGAAAGACAGAGGACGCAGAGATCATTAAAGGAGAGGACAGCACCTACAGCGTCCGCTTCATCCCTCAGGAGATGGGAGCTCACACTGTGAACGTTAAATACCGGGGACAGCACGTCCCTGGGAGCCCCTTCCAGTTCACCGTGGGGCCCCTTGGAGAGGGAGGGGCCCACAAGGTCCGAGCAGGAGGGACCGGGCTAGACCGAGGAGTGGCGGGGATCCCAG CTGAATTCAGTATCTGGACCAGAGAGGCCGGAGCGGGTGGTCTGTCCATCGCTGTGGAGGGGCCGAGCAAGGCCGAGATCACCTTTGAAGACAGGAAGGACGGATCCTGTGGAGTCGCCTATGTGGTTCAGGAGCCTG GTGACTATGAGGTTTCCATTAAGTTTAACGATGAACACATCCCAGACTCTCCGTTCATCGTGCCTATCGCCACTCTGTCTGATGACGCTCGCCGCCTCACCATCACCAGCCTGCAG GAGATGGGTCTGAAAGTCGGACAGGAGGCCTCCTTTGCCGTACAGCTGAACGGAGCCAGAGGGCTGATAGATGCGAAGATCCACACGCCATCAGGAGCCATAGAGGAGTGTTACATCACTGAGCTGGACAGCG ACCAGCACGCCATCAGGTTCATCCCGAGGGAGAACGGAGTTCATTCTATCGACGTTCGTTTCAATGGCAGCCACGTCCCCGGCAGCCCCTTCAAGATCCGAGTGGGGGAACCAGGACAGGTCGGAGATCCCGGTATGGTGTCTGCCTTCGGACCGGGACTGGAGGGAGGAACCACAg GTGTGGCGTCGGAGTTTATTGTGAACACCTGTAATGCCGGCTCAGGAGCTCTATCTGTGACCATCGACGGGCCGTCGAAGGTGAAAATGGACTGTCAGGAATGTCCAGAGGGCTACAAGGTCTCCTACACACCCATGGCTCCTGGGAACTACCTGATCTCCATCAAGTACGGAGGACCGCAGCACATCGTAGGCAGCCCCTTCAAGGCCAAAGTCTCAG GCCCTCGTCTGTCCGGCGGCACCAGTCTGCACGAGACGTCGTCTGTTCTGGTGGAAACTGTCTCCAAGTCGTCGTCGTCGATGGGAGGAGCCTTCGCCTCGTTACCCAAATTCTCCTCAGACGCCAGTAAAGTCATCTCCAGAGGCGCTGGCCTGTCGAAGGCCTTCATAGGTCAGAAGAACACGTTCACAGTCGACTGCAGCAAAGCAG GCACCAACATGTTGATGGTTGGCGTTCACGGGCCGAAGACGCCCTGCGAGGAGGTGTACGTCAAACACATGGGCAACAGGATGTACAACGTCACGTACACCGTCAAAGAACAAGGCAGCTACATCCTCATCGTCAAATGGGGGGACGAGAACGTCCCGGGCAGTCCCTTCCACGTCACCGTCCCTTAA